TAATTATATTTGCAGTGATCACAATGTTTGAATATCCTATGATCCAGTGTCAGTATCTACTAGTTATCTAACTTAAAAAAAGTCAGGCTAATTCAAATGTGACTATATTCTTAAGTATGAATTTGAACCTCGATTACCAGAATTATTCTTGCACAAAACGGGCTTTAAATGtgtgattttcttttatttgatgaACACAACTTGTACCCTGGAGACTAAGGGTTGTACACTACAGAACCTGTAAGCTCTCTCTTTCTATCTTCTACCTCATTTCATGGAGTGATAGAAAGCAGAAGACAGTCTCCAAGTCTAGCACAGAAGATATGTCAGAACTAATATGGATACAATCTATACTAAAAGAATTGGGAATCAAGCCAACAACTCCCACGCTGTGGTGTGACAACTTAGGAGTGACTTATCCTACAGCAAATCATGTTTTCTATGCATGCACTAAACATATCGAAATCAACTACCACTTCGATCGTGAAATAGTTGCAAGCAAACAACATCATGGGAAGTTTATCAGCTCCAAAGATCAATTGGCTGACGTGTTTACGAAAGGTATATTCGTGACAGGTTGAACATTCGTCAACTCAGGGTGTCAAGGGTATGCCCTGAAGACTCTCAACTGCAACAGTCAAGTAAGCAGTGTATGAATCAAATAACCAAGAATGGTCAGCAACAATAATTTCCGACTATTATCACAGATTTGTTATGccttttgaattattctttcatTGTACTTTCTGATAATATAACTCTCTCTGGTCTTTGAgtagaaatagaaaacctaatctccacctgttggtgtggaagatattcaccaaaacTCGTACTCTAAGTTAGATGCAAGTCTGAAGACTGAACCAGCAGCTTTTTCACTTCCCCATTGTTCCGAATTTTCCTCATTCTTCTCTTCTGATTTCGTCGTCTCTCAATGCAAAAAAGGCCCAATGACTTGTCCCACTACCTAAATTAAGAAGCTTTAGGGTATCGTCTCTCCATATATAGCAACGCAAAAGTAATAGGAGAGAAGAATACCAAAGCTTAATCAATAACAGTACAGCAACATGGAGAATTTTCCAACCGAAATCATAGAAAACATACTTTTCCGATTACCTATCGAGGAAGCTTTACAGGCCAAACGTGTATGCACAACTTGGAAATCTCTCCTCCGCAATTATAAATCTCATAAGGTGGGTTTCCTTTTTGCTTTCTCTCATATTGATAATAAAATTGGTGGGAATATGGTTAGGGAAGAACTTTTCTACGAAGATGAGTATGATCATTATGATTCTGCAAACATAAACTATTACCACACTGAAAAGACACTTTCAAAGATACCACACAGCAGATTTATTGGGACATCTATCCGGTAAGGGATATCATGGTCGGATCTTGCAATGGTTTGGCTTGTTTTCGCGCACGAGGCATAGATCGTTTTCTAATCTGTAACCCGTTGACAGGAGAATCTATATTTCATCCAGAATTTCTTGAGGGGATATATCATAGTGTGGGAAGTGGGTTTGGGTATTGTCCTTCAACTAATTCTTACAAGGTTGTTACAATATTTTATCATCATCGAGGGGAACAGAAGGGATATATTCATGTGTATACTATTGGTGGTAAGTGGAGATCCATTGAATATATCGGGCGTCGCAAATTTGGTTATTCTACAGGTATCTATGCAAATGGAGCACTTTACTGGTGGCACCAATATGATTTTTATGGACTAAAAGAATCTGAGATTGTAGCCTTTGATTTGGAAGGTGAGAAGTTCCATTCTATACTAATGCCACGTTTTAAATATGAATATAGCGGTCAACTTAAGTTGCTTGGAGAGAATAATAATCTGTATTTGGCTTATACAAGCTAAAAAGGTTTTTGCATGGAGAGCATTAACATATGGGTATACAAGAGAAACGATAGTGGTACTAGTTACGCCACGAAAGAGTGTAATCTGAAACAAAATGACCACAACTGGATTAAGGAATTTAGTATACAGCACAATGAAGAATTTTCGTTTATCAAGCTATTCGCAATCAGAAGAACCAATGAAGTACTACTTTTTAAGGACTACTTACTCTTTCGTTATGACCCTAAATCTTCAATCTTAAACTGTCTTTGGAATCATAATGTTAGGGATGCAAATTACATTGAGTCAACTACTCTCGTGCAGGGCCTTGTGtccttgaaagatttgggagagactgATGTTACTTATTTGAAAGATTTAGATagactaagagcatccacagtcatgGAGTCGACCAAATGCCAAATAGCAGACCAAATGCTAAAAAAAATTGGCATTTTACACTGAGCAACCACAGTCGTGGAAGACTATTTTTAGTCAGGCGGAAGTATAACAAACGCCCcagttcaggcgcacttttaatgaccgtcccAGTTCAGGCGCGCTTTTAATGACCGTCTCATTCAGGCGCATTTTTAATGTCCGCctcattcaggcgcacttttaatgaccgtctgatatcaggcgcatttttaatgtgcgcctgattcaggcgcacttttaatgtccgtctaattcaggcgcacttttaatgatcgTCTGATTTCAGGCGCACTTTCAATGACCGcctgattcaggcgcacttttaatgaccgcctgattagtgaatttacataaatattagccactaatcttcttctaataacgtattagcccactaatcttcttctaataacgtattagcccactaaacgagtgaatataccaacgtcccattggggcgtacattaaagcaacgtcccattgggacgtaaaatataccaacgtcccattgaggcgtacaatataactacgtctgtgttggggcgtatgtattacatgcgtttggttaggcggagtttatagatgcgcctgattcatacgttaattatacttccgtctgatttcatacggtcactaaaatctcgtctgctttcatacgctattaatacttccgtcccactatatttCGTTTAGTCTGGGTtaacgaccacatttggtctcaaaccctaattttggcgatcaaa
This portion of the Papaver somniferum cultivar HN1 chromosome 11, ASM357369v1, whole genome shotgun sequence genome encodes:
- the LOC113324090 gene encoding F-box protein At2g23160-like; this translates as MVGSCNGLACFRARGIDRFLICNPLTGESIFHPEFLEGIYHSVGSGFGYCPSTNSYKVVTIFYHHRGEQKGYIHVYTIGGKWRSIEYIGRRKFGYSTGIYANGALYWWHQYDFYGLKESEIVAFDLEGEKFHSILMPRFKYEYSGQLKLLGENNNLYLAYTS